One stretch of Gopherus flavomarginatus isolate rGopFla2 chromosome 2, rGopFla2.mat.asm, whole genome shotgun sequence DNA includes these proteins:
- the FERD3L gene encoding fer3-like protein, translated as MAYQEGPVGASVLDFVADLSLGSPECHPRGVPSLDLYDFSSGPPFGERALALREGMARGLSLAPFDDGDPEEEEEEEERMKGTSLLDRPKRKRVITCAQRQAANIRERKRMFNLNEAFDQLRKKVPTFAYEKRLSRIETLRLAIVYISFMTELLDSCNKKEAS; from the coding sequence ATGGCGTATCAGGAAGGGCCAGTGGGCGCCTCGGTGCTGGACTTCGTGGCCGATCTCTCCCTGGGGTCTCCCGAGTGCCACCCCCGAGGGGTGCCCAGTCTGGACCTGTACGATTTCTCCTCCGGACCTCCGTTTGGGGAGAGAGCCCTGGCTCTCCGAGAGGGCATGGCCAGGGGGCTGTCTCTGGCCCCCTTTGATGATGGAGACcccgaggaagaggaggaggaggaggagagaatgaaGGGCACGTCTCTGCTGGACAGACCCAAGAGAAAGCGAGTCATCACCTGTGCCCAGCGCCAGGCTGCCAACATACGGGAGAGGAAGAGGATGTTCAACCTCAACGAAGCGTTTGATCAGCTGAGGAAGAAGGTGCCCACCTTCGCCTACGAGAAGCGGCTCTCCAGGATAGAGACCTTACGCCTGGCCATTGTCTACATCTCCTTTATGACTGAGCTCTTGGACAGCTGCAACAAGAAGGAGGCGAGCTAG